Proteins from a single region of Candidatus Delongbacteria bacterium:
- a CDS encoding RsmE family RNA methyltransferase: MNLLLYRGAERSADGRLELPAGDRRLRHILEILKARAGDRLRVGRLNGPRGWAVLEEEPELEQPCHLRLTEEEPDPPSRAPGRVLLLALPRPPALRRILQLAPQLGLERVILTGSARVEKSYFHSPLLSAGEWREQLILGLEQAQVTRLPDVRVAPRLHELLQGELESLLPVGGRRLLPHPGPWPGVAGLSPTPADWCLAVGPEGGWVEAEVAALVRHGFEPLSLGPRILKVETALQRLVAQLDLLQDLQPGDRA, translated from the coding sequence ATGAACCTGCTGCTCTACCGCGGCGCCGAACGGTCGGCGGACGGCCGGCTGGAGCTGCCGGCGGGGGATCGGCGCCTGCGCCACATCCTGGAGATCCTCAAGGCCCGGGCCGGCGACCGGCTGCGGGTGGGCCGCCTGAACGGCCCGCGCGGCTGGGCCGTGCTGGAGGAGGAGCCGGAGCTGGAGCAGCCCTGCCACCTGCGGCTGACGGAGGAGGAGCCGGATCCGCCGTCCCGCGCGCCGGGTCGCGTGCTGCTGCTGGCCCTGCCCCGGCCGCCGGCCCTGCGTCGCATCCTGCAGCTGGCGCCCCAGCTCGGGCTGGAGCGCGTGATCCTGACGGGCAGCGCGCGGGTGGAGAAATCCTATTTTCACAGCCCGCTGCTCAGCGCCGGGGAGTGGCGCGAGCAGCTGATCCTCGGGCTGGAGCAGGCCCAGGTCACGCGCCTGCCGGACGTGCGGGTCGCCCCGCGCCTGCACGAATTGCTGCAGGGGGAGCTGGAGTCGCTGCTGCCCGTCGGGGGCCGGCGCCTGCTGCCCCATCCTGGACCCTGGCCCGGTGTGGCGGGGCTGTCCCCGACGCCCGCCGACTGGTGTCTGGCCGTCGGCCCCGAGGGCGGCTGGGTGGAAGCCGAAGTGGCAGCCCTGGTGCGGCACGGCTTCGAGCCGCTCAGCCTGGGGCCGCGCATCCTGAAAGTCGAAACCGCCCTGCAGCGGCTGGTGGCCCAATTGGACCTGCTGCAGGACCTGCAACCGGGAGACCGCGCATGA
- a CDS encoding dihydroorotate dehydrogenase — MTLTVRLGDLALRNPVCLASGTCGFGRELDDLLPLHELGGLFSKAVTPEPRAGNSMPRLAETEHGLLNSIGLANPGLEAFCRDKLHYLRGLDTAVFVNVAGRTAEDYLTVCRRLQELEDEAGPTAGALAGIELNVSCPNVKEGGISFGARPGPLGELVARVRAVWRGRLLVKLTPQTADVAEQARAAEAAGADGLSLINTIPGMSIDLRTRRPRTVTNTSGYSGPAIRPVAVAQVYQAARAVRLPVVGMGGIQSGCDVAEFLLAGASAVQVGTASFAQPDAARRILAEFEAWLEREGVATAAELVGAVRPW; from the coding sequence ATGACACTCACCGTGCGGTTGGGGGACTTGGCGCTGCGCAATCCCGTCTGCCTGGCCTCGGGCACCTGCGGGTTTGGGCGCGAACTGGACGACCTGCTGCCCCTGCACGAGCTGGGCGGCCTGTTCAGCAAGGCCGTCACGCCCGAACCCCGCGCTGGCAATTCCATGCCGCGCCTGGCGGAGACCGAGCACGGCCTGCTCAACTCCATCGGACTGGCCAACCCGGGCCTGGAGGCCTTCTGCCGGGACAAGCTGCATTACCTGCGCGGGCTGGACACGGCAGTCTTCGTCAACGTGGCAGGTCGCACGGCCGAGGACTACCTGACCGTCTGCCGCCGGCTCCAGGAACTGGAGGACGAAGCGGGGCCGACCGCCGGCGCGCTGGCCGGCATCGAACTCAACGTCAGCTGCCCCAACGTCAAGGAGGGCGGGATCAGTTTCGGCGCCCGGCCCGGCCCGCTGGGCGAATTGGTGGCGCGCGTCCGAGCCGTCTGGCGCGGCCGCCTGCTGGTCAAGCTGACCCCCCAGACCGCCGACGTGGCCGAACAGGCCCGGGCGGCGGAGGCCGCGGGCGCCGACGGCCTGAGCCTGATCAACACCATTCCCGGGATGTCCATCGACCTGCGCACCCGCCGGCCGCGCACCGTCACCAACACCAGTGGCTACAGCGGTCCGGCCATCCGGCCCGTGGCCGTGGCCCAGGTCTACCAGGCAGCTCGCGCCGTGCGCCTGCCCGTGGTGGGCATGGGCGGCATCCAGAGCGGGTGCGACGTGGCCGAGTTCCTGCTGGCCGGGGCCAGCGCCGTCCAGGTGGGCACGGCCTCCTTCGCCCAGCCGGACGCCGCCCGGCGGATCCTGGCGGAGTTCGAGGCCTGGCTGGAGCGCGAGGGGGTGGCCACGGCGGCCGAACTGGTGGGGGCCGTGCGGCCCTGGTGA
- a CDS encoding dihydroorotate dehydrogenase electron transfer subunit, translated as MTLQRRQERLAVREIRGLGADQFQLILERGPDAGIPAFRAGQFAQLAVPGHTLPRPFSILRAGTDQLEFLVKVVGPGTAWLADRRPGEQVSVLWPLGHGFLDRLPADADPAEEGLLVGGGVGIAPLIALWEQEAGRRPLRAAFGFRDRPGVAAARALQPELAMEISTEDGSVGRAGRVTDLLADWLAEAPERPRRIYCCGPEPMMEAVARHARAAGVPCLLSLETLMGCGIGICVGCAVPVSTGGFQLACQAGPVFALDELADSEPAREACR; from the coding sequence ATGACCCTGCAACGCCGACAGGAGCGGCTGGCCGTGCGGGAGATCCGCGGACTGGGCGCCGACCAGTTCCAGCTGATCCTCGAACGGGGCCCGGACGCCGGGATCCCCGCCTTCCGGGCCGGGCAGTTCGCCCAGCTGGCCGTCCCCGGCCACACCCTGCCGCGCCCGTTCTCCATCCTGCGGGCCGGAACGGACCAGCTGGAGTTCCTGGTCAAGGTGGTGGGACCGGGCACTGCCTGGCTGGCCGACCGCCGGCCGGGCGAGCAGGTGTCCGTGCTCTGGCCGTTGGGACACGGCTTCCTGGACCGCCTGCCGGCGGACGCGGATCCGGCCGAGGAGGGACTGCTGGTGGGGGGCGGCGTGGGCATCGCGCCGCTGATCGCGCTCTGGGAGCAGGAGGCTGGTCGGCGCCCGTTGCGCGCGGCCTTCGGGTTTCGCGACCGGCCAGGCGTGGCGGCGGCGCGCGCGCTCCAGCCGGAGCTGGCGATGGAAATCAGCACCGAGGACGGCTCCGTGGGCCGCGCCGGCCGGGTCACGGACCTGCTGGCGGACTGGCTGGCTGAGGCGCCGGAGCGACCGCGGCGCATCTACTGCTGCGGTCCCGAGCCCATGATGGAGGCCGTGGCCCGGCACGCCCGCGCTGCCGGCGTGCCCTGTCTGCTCAGCCTGGAGACCCTGATGGGCTGCGGCATCGGCATCTGCGTGGGCTGCGCGGTTCCGGTGTCCACCGGCGGATTCCAGTTGGCCTGCCAGGCCGGGCCCGTGTTCGCACTGGACGAGTTGGCCGACAGCGAGCCGGCCCGGGAGGCCTGCCGATGA
- a CDS encoding septal ring lytic transglycosylase RlpA family protein encodes MHLSTGEPRHWLRLGSILALALLLSCSSVPRFTRPDTPPARLRAPKAQAPAPVRAARPVEAPSSQTEFQAGQIWRTTVSWYGDGLHGQSTASGEAYDLGAVSAAHRELPFGTWLQVRNLANGKKLEVRVNDRGPFKEGRDLDLSREAARRLGFLDKGTAEVEVRVLTLP; translated from the coding sequence ATGCATTTGAGCACCGGAGAGCCCCGGCACTGGCTGCGCCTTGGATCCATTCTGGCGCTGGCCCTGCTGCTCTCCTGCTCCTCCGTGCCGCGCTTCACCCGACCAGACACGCCCCCCGCGCGCCTGCGGGCTCCCAAGGCCCAGGCCCCCGCCCCGGTGCGCGCCGCGCGGCCGGTGGAAGCCCCCAGCTCCCAGACAGAGTTTCAGGCCGGCCAGATCTGGCGGACCACGGTCTCCTGGTACGGGGACGGCCTGCACGGCCAGTCCACGGCCTCGGGGGAGGCGTACGACCTGGGTGCCGTGAGCGCGGCCCACCGCGAACTGCCCTTCGGAACCTGGCTTCAGGTGCGCAATCTGGCCAACGGCAAGAAACTCGAAGTGCGGGTGAACGACCGCGGGCCCTTCAAGGAAGGCCGCGATCTGGATCTCTCGCGCGAAGCGGCTCGGCGGCTGGGCTTCCTGGACAAGGGCACGGCCGAGGTGGAAGTGCGGGTTCTCACCCTGCCCTGA
- a CDS encoding CoA-binding protein produces METFRNPGREEIRALLERTRRIAVVGLSDNPARPSHRVAAYLQAAGYRIQPVNPLLSQVLGESAWPDLDSVPGELDMVCLFRRSEEVPPLAEAARRRGARSLWLQDHVIHVAAALEARAAGLTVVMNDCLLRQHQSLFGARGA; encoded by the coding sequence ATGGAGACCTTTCGCAATCCCGGCCGGGAGGAGATCCGCGCCCTGCTCGAGCGCACCCGCCGCATCGCCGTGGTGGGCCTGAGCGACAACCCGGCCCGCCCCAGCCACCGCGTGGCCGCCTACCTGCAGGCCGCGGGCTACCGGATCCAGCCCGTCAACCCGCTGCTCAGCCAGGTGCTGGGCGAGTCCGCCTGGCCCGACCTGGACTCCGTGCCCGGCGAGTTGGACATGGTCTGCCTCTTCCGGCGCAGCGAGGAGGTGCCGCCGCTGGCGGAGGCCGCCCGGCGCCGGGGTGCCCGCAGCCTCTGGTTGCAGGACCACGTCATCCACGTGGCCGCAGCGCTGGAAGCCCGGGCGGCCGGCCTGACCGTGGTGATGAACGACTGCCTGCTGCGCCAGCACCAGAGCCTGTTCGGCGCCCGCGGCGCATGA
- the queF gene encoding preQ(1) synthase — protein sequence MTSSSGYTDQHARSGRDNLALPALAAWPNQYADRDYWIEIESPEFTCRCPKTGQPDFAHVRVRYVPGALCVELKSLKEYLQAFREAGIFHENVANRLHDDLKALLDPRRLEVQVVFLPRGGITTTVRVES from the coding sequence ATGACCTCGTCCAGCGGCTACACGGATCAGCACGCCCGCTCCGGGCGGGACAATCTCGCCCTGCCCGCCCTCGCCGCCTGGCCCAACCAGTACGCGGACCGCGACTACTGGATCGAGATCGAGTCGCCGGAATTCACCTGCCGCTGCCCCAAGACCGGCCAGCCGGACTTCGCCCACGTGCGCGTGCGCTACGTGCCGGGCGCGCTCTGCGTCGAGCTGAAGAGCTTGAAGGAGTATTTGCAGGCCTTCCGCGAGGCCGGGATCTTCCACGAAAACGTGGCCAACCGCCTGCACGACGATCTGAAAGCCCTGCTGGATCCGCGTCGGCTGGAGGTCCAGGTGGTCTTCCTGCCGCGGGGCGGAATCACTACCACCGTCCGCGTAGAGAGCTAG
- a CDS encoding tetratricopeptide repeat protein: MSPHTPRPRRSRLLRPLLWLLPALLLGSGCGAYFNTYYNADKAYRKGERLQADSGAKTARAQYDECLKISSKLLQFYPESRWVDNTILLVGQCYVRMDQQRRALRKFDELEARFPDSPLLPRARIWRARALLALENEGACLEELARLPLDDLPRADRVEALRVYADLYRGDGDRERLVETLDRLLKIARRNQDRAAIHLDMAAVQEESGQWEEALKHYNAVRRFRPLRSPLLKSWLGSLDNNLRLGRLDVVERRLRKLGKDERFYPDRHALQLREGWLRERRGQLAEARADWNAILKDVPRTESSAAASHSLAQAFLRHDGQLDSARVYFKRTATEQSGSRWADSSAVALTLVDALDRTHKEIRRLDGLISHTLAGLCPDSVRVQFAQTLLPRLRARQDSLRADSLRVLGAPDSLGTGDSLTTQQVDAALLPATPPAKSPPPRPADALGKGEPARPDSLGRPESGGRKGGSRVRLFDFQKKEREVAQADSLRRAHEADSLKRVDDELRRRRSDSLLVAAVLDTLSHWPDIDSLRLQATGDSLSRLRFDQHFYLAELQTLRMYRAPVADSLLTLLLAEPSASDEQAARLHYAYGSLRLDAFADSSGRRYLETLLRRWPLSLAANPARDRLGLPRTLSEADSAAVRLALAEELRLEGRDPLGAIRAYRQVAEDHPSTPQAATALLAAAAVAWEDLENPALANGFYRRYLRAYPQHAAADQVRRRLGQAVAEPEAAVARVEETQQVTVTEARVDESGVFVDPDAGRPLGERLQSLRERFRELGRLKLEQILE; the protein is encoded by the coding sequence TTGAGCCCACACACGCCCCGCCCGCGCCGGAGCCGCCTGCTGCGTCCGTTGCTCTGGCTGCTGCCCGCCCTGCTGCTGGGCAGCGGTTGCGGAGCCTACTTCAACACCTACTACAACGCCGACAAGGCTTACCGCAAGGGCGAGCGCCTGCAGGCCGACAGCGGGGCCAAGACCGCCCGGGCCCAGTACGACGAGTGCCTGAAGATCAGCTCCAAACTGCTCCAGTTCTACCCGGAGTCGCGCTGGGTGGACAACACCATCCTGCTGGTGGGCCAGTGCTACGTGCGGATGGACCAACAGCGCCGGGCGCTGCGCAAGTTCGACGAACTGGAGGCGCGCTTCCCCGACTCGCCCCTGCTGCCCCGGGCCCGCATCTGGCGCGCCCGCGCGCTGCTGGCCCTGGAGAACGAGGGCGCCTGCCTGGAGGAGTTGGCCCGCCTGCCGCTGGACGACCTGCCCCGGGCGGACCGCGTGGAGGCCCTGCGCGTCTACGCCGACCTCTACCGTGGGGACGGCGACCGCGAGCGGCTGGTGGAGACCCTGGACCGCCTGCTGAAGATCGCGCGCCGCAACCAGGACCGGGCGGCCATCCACCTGGACATGGCCGCCGTCCAGGAGGAGAGCGGCCAGTGGGAGGAGGCCCTCAAGCACTACAACGCCGTGCGCCGCTTCCGCCCATTGCGCTCGCCGCTGCTCAAGTCCTGGCTGGGCAGCCTGGACAACAACCTGCGGCTGGGGCGCCTGGACGTGGTGGAGCGCCGGCTGCGCAAACTGGGCAAGGACGAGCGTTTCTATCCGGACCGCCACGCGCTGCAACTGCGCGAGGGCTGGCTGCGCGAGCGCCGGGGCCAGCTGGCCGAGGCCCGGGCGGACTGGAACGCCATCCTGAAGGACGTCCCGCGCACCGAGAGTTCGGCCGCCGCCTCCCACTCGCTGGCCCAGGCCTTCCTGCGGCACGACGGCCAGTTGGACAGTGCGCGCGTCTACTTCAAACGCACGGCCACGGAGCAGTCCGGCAGCCGCTGGGCGGACAGCAGCGCCGTGGCCCTGACCCTTGTGGACGCGCTGGACCGCACGCACAAGGAGATCCGGCGCCTGGACGGCCTGATCTCCCACACGCTGGCCGGCCTCTGCCCGGACAGCGTGCGGGTGCAATTTGCCCAGACCCTGCTGCCGCGGTTGCGGGCCCGCCAGGACAGCCTGCGGGCGGACTCCCTGCGCGTCCTGGGCGCGCCGGACAGCCTGGGAACGGGTGACAGCCTGACAACCCAACAAGTGGATGCCGCCCTGCTGCCCGCGACGCCCCCGGCCAAATCCCCGCCGCCCCGCCCGGCCGACGCTCTCGGCAAAGGCGAGCCGGCCCGGCCCGACAGCCTGGGCCGCCCGGAGAGCGGCGGCCGCAAGGGCGGCAGCCGCGTGCGCCTGTTCGACTTCCAGAAGAAGGAGCGCGAAGTGGCCCAGGCGGACAGCCTGAGGCGCGCCCACGAGGCCGACAGCCTGAAGCGCGTGGACGACGAGCTGCGCCGCCGCCGGTCGGACTCGCTGCTGGTGGCGGCCGTGCTGGACACCTTGAGCCACTGGCCGGACATCGACAGCCTGCGCCTGCAGGCCACGGGCGACAGCCTGTCCCGCCTGCGCTTCGACCAGCACTTCTACCTGGCCGAATTGCAGACCCTGCGCATGTACCGGGCACCGGTGGCGGACAGCCTGCTGACCCTGCTGCTGGCCGAACCCAGCGCCTCGGATGAGCAGGCGGCCCGCCTGCATTACGCCTACGGCTCCCTGCGGCTGGACGCCTTCGCCGACAGCAGCGGCCGCCGCTATCTGGAGACCCTGCTCCGCCGCTGGCCCCTCTCCCTGGCAGCCAACCCGGCCCGCGACCGCCTGGGCCTGCCGCGCACGCTGAGCGAGGCGGACAGCGCCGCGGTCCGACTCGCGCTGGCCGAAGAGCTGCGCCTGGAGGGCCGGGATCCGCTGGGCGCGATCCGGGCCTACCGCCAGGTGGCGGAGGACCATCCCAGCACGCCCCAGGCCGCCACGGCCCTGCTTGCCGCCGCGGCCGTGGCCTGGGAGGATCTGGAGAACCCCGCCCTGGCCAACGGCTTCTACCGGCGCTACCTGCGCGCCTATCCGCAGCACGCGGCCGCCGACCAGGTGCGCCGGCGCCTGGGCCAGGCCGTGGCCGAACCGGAGGCGGCGGTGGCGCGCGTGGAGGAGACCCAGCAGGTGACGGTCACCGAGGCGCGCGTGGACGAGAGCGGCGTGTTCGTGGACCCGGATGCCGGCCGGCCGCTGGGCGAGCGCCTGCAGAGCCTGCGCGAGCGCTTCCGCGAACTGGGCCGTCTCAAACTGGAGCAAATCCTGGAATGA
- a CDS encoding M6 family metalloprotease domain-containing protein, with translation MSPRWSALFLVLCCSLSALAVPARPGWLSGQSQGREFRFHLQGDEFANWAESEDGYTLLQDRGGAWRYAEAAADGSLRPGVQAYRPGAPGPPAARGLRPDPQWLRQTVGALRQQRDGARLELRERVEGQWRLLLLLIRYPDQTPQVEAPNFDQMMNQSGWHGTGSFNDFYTSLSFDRFSTQSDVLGWYTAEHPHDYYGYNQGWSPSQELVREAVLAADAEVDYSQYDNNGDGVVDALLVVHTGQGAEEGNQSNIWSHRWAMWGQELELDGVTISDYTMQPELQGTGQSAIGVYVHEFGHALGLPDLYDTDYSSSGVGNWCVMSGGSWGGGGSGGNAHTPVSLSAYCRQALGWAAVTTVEGELLDHPLPALHLSDELVRLELPEHPGQYFLAENRRLTAWDQHQAGEGLYVWHVDENAGGNSDEDHYLVDLEQADGLRDLNHNLGVDAGDLFPGATNNRHFDAFSSPASLPYGGTESPVIITEIGDPADSMSVSFFQVFNHQDLLCTALQVVEDTDQDGVAEAGEDVALRLTLLNRGASVDSLWLELSAPGPGIEALESGLSHGPVAAGEAFLSGLFHLRLDAGLATGRRELVLASRDPADWSQSCRTELQVGRGDLLLVLDGAEPELAEWYENALQSSGRVVERRRPTESGPPQDLALYPSVFWVTAEAPAPLDGADVQALGDYVEQGGHLLLSGQHLLDGLDEAGHAFLGADPGVAWASMPRVLGLSSGGLLTDDEALLLVGANGAWNQHLPTTSLLPRPGSTLAGRWSSSQNGALLRRTAGAGRLLVAGFSLEAAHGAANLLSLEQFLGRALPWLDEGLETDVAPAPEPDRRPQGLSLAAHPNPFNPQTHLTVDLARPEILTLRVWDLAGRQVLERPLGLQAAGRHEIALDLSGRASGLYLAEVAGQAGGRACTRLLLLK, from the coding sequence ATGAGCCCGCGCTGGTCCGCCCTGTTCCTCGTGTTGTGTTGCAGTCTTTCCGCCCTGGCCGTTCCCGCCCGTCCGGGCTGGCTCAGCGGGCAGTCACAGGGGCGGGAGTTCCGCTTCCACCTGCAGGGCGACGAGTTCGCCAATTGGGCTGAGTCCGAGGACGGCTACACGCTGCTCCAGGATCGCGGCGGGGCCTGGCGCTACGCCGAGGCGGCGGCGGACGGCTCCCTCAGGCCCGGCGTCCAGGCCTATCGCCCGGGGGCCCCGGGGCCGCCGGCGGCGCGCGGCTTGCGGCCGGATCCGCAATGGCTGCGTCAGACCGTGGGCGCCCTGCGCCAGCAGCGCGACGGGGCCCGGCTGGAGCTGCGGGAGCGGGTGGAAGGCCAGTGGCGCCTGCTGCTGCTGCTGATCCGCTACCCCGACCAGACGCCCCAGGTGGAAGCGCCCAATTTCGACCAGATGATGAACCAGTCCGGCTGGCACGGCACGGGCTCCTTCAATGACTTCTACACCTCGCTCTCCTTCGACCGCTTCAGCACCCAGAGCGACGTGCTGGGCTGGTACACGGCCGAGCATCCCCACGACTACTACGGCTACAACCAGGGCTGGTCGCCCTCCCAGGAACTGGTGCGCGAAGCCGTGCTGGCGGCGGACGCCGAGGTGGACTACTCCCAGTACGACAACAACGGCGACGGCGTGGTGGACGCCCTGCTGGTCGTGCACACGGGCCAGGGCGCCGAAGAGGGCAACCAGTCCAACATCTGGTCCCACCGCTGGGCCATGTGGGGCCAGGAGCTGGAGCTGGACGGCGTCACCATCAGCGACTACACCATGCAGCCCGAGCTGCAGGGCACGGGCCAGTCGGCCATCGGCGTCTACGTGCACGAGTTCGGCCACGCGCTGGGCCTGCCCGACCTATACGACACGGACTACAGCTCCAGCGGCGTGGGCAACTGGTGCGTGATGTCCGGCGGCAGCTGGGGCGGCGGCGGATCCGGCGGCAACGCCCACACGCCGGTCTCCTTGAGCGCCTATTGCCGGCAGGCCCTGGGCTGGGCCGCGGTGACCACGGTGGAGGGCGAGCTGCTCGACCATCCGCTGCCCGCCCTGCACCTCTCCGACGAACTGGTCCGGCTGGAGCTGCCCGAGCATCCCGGCCAGTACTTCCTGGCCGAGAACCGCCGCCTGACGGCCTGGGACCAGCACCAGGCGGGCGAGGGGCTCTACGTCTGGCACGTGGATGAGAACGCGGGCGGCAACTCCGACGAGGACCACTATCTGGTGGATCTCGAGCAGGCCGACGGACTGCGCGACCTGAACCACAACCTGGGCGTGGACGCCGGCGACCTCTTCCCGGGCGCCACCAACAACCGGCACTTCGACGCCTTCAGCAGCCCGGCCAGCCTGCCCTACGGCGGGACGGAGAGTCCGGTCATCATCACGGAGATCGGGGATCCCGCCGACAGCATGAGCGTGAGCTTCTTCCAGGTCTTCAACCACCAGGACCTGCTCTGCACGGCTCTGCAAGTGGTGGAGGACACGGACCAGGACGGCGTGGCCGAGGCGGGGGAGGACGTGGCCCTGCGGCTGACCCTGCTCAACCGCGGCGCCAGCGTGGACAGCCTCTGGCTGGAGCTCAGCGCTCCGGGTCCGGGCATCGAGGCGTTGGAGTCCGGGCTGTCCCACGGGCCGGTGGCCGCGGGCGAGGCCTTCCTGAGCGGACTCTTCCACCTGCGCCTGGACGCCGGACTGGCGACGGGACGCCGCGAACTGGTGCTCGCCAGCCGGGATCCGGCGGATTGGTCCCAGAGCTGCCGCACGGAGCTGCAGGTGGGGCGGGGCGACCTGCTGCTGGTGCTGGACGGCGCCGAGCCGGAACTGGCCGAGTGGTACGAGAACGCCCTGCAGTCCAGCGGCCGGGTGGTGGAGCGGCGCCGGCCCACGGAGAGCGGTCCGCCGCAGGATCTGGCCCTCTATCCCAGCGTGTTCTGGGTCACGGCGGAGGCCCCCGCGCCCCTGGACGGCGCCGACGTGCAGGCCCTCGGCGACTATGTGGAACAAGGCGGCCACCTGCTGCTCAGCGGCCAGCACCTGCTGGACGGTCTGGACGAGGCGGGGCACGCCTTCCTCGGCGCGGACCCGGGCGTGGCCTGGGCGTCCATGCCCCGCGTGCTGGGCCTGAGTTCCGGCGGCCTGCTGACGGACGACGAGGCCCTGCTGCTGGTGGGAGCCAATGGCGCCTGGAACCAGCACCTGCCCACCACCAGCCTGCTGCCCCGGCCGGGCAGCACCCTGGCCGGCCGCTGGAGTTCGAGCCAGAACGGCGCCCTGCTCCGCCGCACGGCGGGGGCCGGTCGCTTGCTGGTGGCCGGCTTCAGCCTGGAGGCGGCCCACGGGGCGGCCAACCTGCTCAGCCTGGAGCAGTTCCTGGGGCGGGCCCTGCCCTGGCTGGACGAGGGCCTCGAGACGGACGTGGCGCCCGCGCCGGAGCCTGACCGGCGTCCCCAGGGTCTGAGTCTGGCCGCGCACCCCAATCCCTTCAACCCCCAGACCCACCTGACAGTGGATCTGGCGCGCCCCGAGATCCTGACTCTGCGCGTCTGGGACCTGGCGGGCCGCCAGGTGCTGGAGCGGCCCCTGGGCCTCCAGGCGGCGGGTCGCCACGAGATCGCGCTGGACCTGTCCGGCCGGGCGTCGGGCCTCTATCTGGCGGAAGTGGCGGGACAGGCGGGGGGCCGGGCGTGCACGCGCCTGCTGCTGTTGAAGTAG
- a CDS encoding Sir2 family NAD-dependent protein deacetylase has protein sequence MHAPAAVEVALAQARQALESAGRVLVLCGAGLSAASGVPTFRGADGLWRQRRPEDLATPAAFDRAPEEVWAWYRWRLEALAQARPNPGHRALVRLAQRRAGVVLNQNVDGLLEEVWQAAGLDPARLAALHGSLRHAHCERCAAARPMAELPADALPRCSCGGRLRPSVVWFGESLQPQHLRLLAEEPARCDVGLAVGTSALVWPAAGVLEVLRRRGRPVIVFNPASDAALPGDLHVELGAEDGLVRVLEGWEARA, from the coding sequence GTGCACGCGCCTGCTGCTGTTGAAGTAGCCCTGGCCCAGGCCCGGCAGGCCCTCGAATCCGCCGGGCGCGTGCTGGTGCTCTGCGGCGCCGGTCTCTCCGCCGCCTCCGGCGTGCCGACCTTCCGCGGGGCGGACGGCCTCTGGCGGCAGCGCCGCCCCGAGGATCTGGCCACGCCGGCGGCCTTCGACCGCGCCCCCGAGGAGGTCTGGGCCTGGTATCGCTGGCGCCTGGAAGCCCTGGCCCAGGCCCGGCCCAACCCGGGGCACCGGGCGCTGGTCCGGCTGGCGCAGCGGCGTGCGGGCGTGGTCCTGAACCAGAACGTGGACGGCCTGCTGGAAGAGGTCTGGCAGGCGGCGGGGCTGGATCCCGCCCGGTTGGCCGCCCTGCACGGCAGTCTGCGCCACGCGCACTGCGAACGCTGCGCCGCCGCGCGGCCCATGGCCGAGCTGCCGGCGGACGCCCTGCCCCGCTGCTCCTGCGGCGGCCGTCTGCGGCCTTCGGTGGTCTGGTTCGGCGAGTCCCTCCAGCCCCAGCACCTGCGGCTGCTGGCGGAGGAGCCCGCGCGCTGCGACGTGGGGCTGGCCGTGGGCACCTCGGCCCTGGTCTGGCCTGCGGCGGGCGTGCTGGAGGTGCTGCGCCGCCGGGGCCGCCCTGTGATCGTGTTCAACCCCGCATCGGACGCCGCCCTGCCCGGCGACCTGCACGTGGAGCTGGGCGCGGAGGACGGACTGGTCCGCGTACTGGAAGGATGGGAGGCCCGCGCTTGA
- a CDS encoding class II aldolase/adducin family protein, which yields MSETELRAELADCGRRLYQRGLVVAYEGNLSVRLSETGRAGRNGWSWLLSPSQRCKAELGPRDFLKLDEQGQGAGAGQPSSELPLHLGIYRHLPAARAVIHAHAPYCTAFACTTEGLTPLLQPELVQLLGGPVPLAPYAPPGGESLFQSVRGLLHEHPVILLANHGVVAVSRNSLGEAFHFLEQVEQVARITWLARQAGTPRPLSPAELAALHAR from the coding sequence ATGAGCGAGACCGAACTGCGCGCCGAGCTGGCGGATTGCGGCCGGCGCCTGTACCAGCGCGGCCTGGTGGTGGCCTACGAGGGCAACCTGAGCGTGCGTCTGTCGGAGACGGGGCGCGCCGGCCGGAACGGTTGGAGCTGGCTGCTCAGTCCCTCCCAGCGCTGCAAGGCGGAGCTGGGGCCGCGGGACTTCCTGAAACTCGACGAGCAGGGACAGGGCGCAGGGGCGGGGCAGCCCTCCAGCGAGTTGCCCCTGCACCTGGGGATCTATCGCCACCTGCCCGCGGCCCGGGCCGTGATCCACGCCCACGCCCCCTACTGCACGGCCTTCGCCTGCACGACCGAGGGCCTGACCCCCCTGCTCCAGCCCGAGCTCGTCCAACTGCTGGGAGGACCCGTGCCGCTGGCGCCCTACGCTCCCCCCGGCGGCGAGAGTCTGTTCCAGTCCGTGCGCGGCCTGCTGCACGAGCATCCGGTGATCCTGCTGGCCAATCATGGCGTGGTGGCCGTCTCACGCAATTCCCTGGGCGAGGCTTTCCACTTCCTCGAGCAGGTGGAACAGGTGGCCCGCATCACCTGGCTGGCGCGGCAGGCGGGAACCCCGCGTCCCTTGAGCCCGGCCGAGCTGGCCGCCCTGCACGCGCGCTGA